CTTAAACAACATGTTAGCatccatttttcagcatttcagCATATCAAtttacccctcccccccccccccccccccccagaaaaCTTCTCCCTTTTAGCATCATTGAAAAGAGTTATAAAAGTGGCACAAGCACAAAGAAGTTCAGCCACATTAACTCATAGCCACTGGGGCAACACAACATGAGAAAAAACAAGAATCAATAGATAGAGAACATTGCATAAACCAGAGTAATTGCTAATGAAATATAGTAAACAGGATAATATTCAAGACGTAGCAGTCAAAACAGTTCAAATTATGATAATTAAAATGTCAAAAGTACCAATGTCATCAAAAGGATAAGAGTAAACAAAACAAGAGTTTAACCGGGGAGGAATGGACTAAAGGGACATGTAAATTAAGGATAAGCTGGGAAAGAACTAAGGATCAAAAGCCTTAGGATTTTATCACATCTCTTACTGGCATCCCTCTGATCTTGGACCATTTGTTCACGGAGCACATCAAGCTTTTCCCTCAACTCAGCATTTTCAGCCCTTAACGCAACATTAGTAGTTGCCAGTTCATTGTTGGGACCAGATTCCTGTGCCTTGGCAGCCAACTGAGCATTCAAGATAGCAATCTCAGCTTGGAGCCTTTAAATTTCTGCAGTGACCTGCTCCTGTGCCTCAATCAGGCTAGAGATTGTTGAATGGCTGCCAACTCCACCCTTTTTCTACACACATTCACACTCCTTTAGAGTCCTCATGGTGAACATCTGCTTACGATTTCCCAGGTAGCCTTTCCAGTCTTGACTTTAAAATGCTCAAAAATCTTGGTCAAGAAAAACCCATATGGAAGACCATGCTTTCCTTCCTTGGCATTAACCACATTTATTATGTACTCAAACATGAGAGAGGATAGACTGAAAACTTGCTATAGCCTTAATAAAGACCAGGTCGCAAAAGAAGCGATGCATCTTCGTTTAGCCCTTGGAAGCAGCACTTTGTTGACAAGCTCAAATAAGAGCTGATACTCAGACTTGATCTGCTTCTTATAGAACCTTGCACCAAGCACAATCACTTCCTTTTTAACAATCAAACCTTTGAACTCTTGTGTGGTTCCCCTTGAATAGTTTTTTAATCCTTCAGTGGGAACACCAAGGATTTTACCAAGCTTTGCTTCATCCAACTCAAAATCTACCCCATTTCCTGACAAGACTAGGTCCCTCATTTAAGTCCCATGTTTTTGGTACACTAACCCTTTTCAGTTGACTCTATTCCCCCTGAGTCTTTTCCCCCTAACTCTCTGCACTAACTCCCTTGGCATTCATAGCATCAACAAAACCAGCAACAAGTTATACTTCACTTTGTAAAATTAGACCTACCCAACCCCTTTCAGACAAATTTCCATCAAAATCTACGGTAGAGTCCTCTACCCTTTTATCACTATCCAAAGGGTTGGAGTTACCTGATTTTCTAGGACTTTTCTCATAATCTCCTTTATCAGCAGCATTTTCTTGTTCTCGGAACCACCTACACTTACAAACTCATGCATGACCGTGGGACTGGTCTATTCTTCAACCCTGTTTGGTTCCTTTGTACCCATAACTTCAGCATCCACGGTTTGGCTCGAAATCTCAACTCCATCGTCTTTTTCTTCTAGCTCCTCAGTGTGTTGGAAGAATTTGGATATTGATAGAGTTTTACCACTTTCCTCTGAGTCGGGTTTTTCAGTTGGGGCAGGGTTTGAGGAAGAAAGCACAAATTTCATCGGGGTTTGATTTATTTGAGTCCTAAAGGGACCTAAAACGATTGGTTGTGGTAATATTGCAGATGGGTTTTGGTCAGTGGAGATTGGGGATTTTGGTGGTGAATCTTGTAATTTTAGGTCTGATAAATATAGGTTTTTGGAACGTGGAGATGTGGGGTTCGTTTTTGGGACATTTGGAGAGGAAGAGTCATTTAGAGACATGGTGGTTTGTCGGTAGAGATTGGAAGAGCAAGGGTCGATGTTATGtaacatagagagagagagagagagagatgaaatGTGTTTTAAGTGAGGAGAGAGGAGATACACTTTTGGTTTTAAAAAGGGAACAAGGTATCGCTTCAAAAGAGGTGTATCGTTTTGGGCTTAATGTGAAAAAGAGGAGGGAGAAATTTTAATGACATGGAAATTTTAGAAAATTTAAAAAGTACATAAGTACTGAAGAGACCACTAACCTGAGTCACAGGAATCGGGTTCTTTGACAGCTTTTTAAGATGTAGGCAAAAACTCTGAGAAATGTAATGTCTCCAATTTTTATGTTGTCCTGAAGATGCCATGTGTGTATACTTGTAACAGTATAGGAGTGAGTTAGATGCCATCAAAAAAACACTTTTAGCATTGTACCTTTCCTCTTAACATAGCCAATTAAGGAGGATCCACTAGTTGAGCTTGATCAAGCCCAATTCcaaaaaaattctttcaaaatgcTCCCTGCTCAGTGCCTTGGTGAAGATGTCTGCTACTTGGTCCTCTGTCTTGCAGAACTCCATACAGATCAACCCCTTTTCAACATTATCCCTTAGGAAATGGTTCCTTACATCAATGTGCTTGGTTCTTTTGTGTTTCCATATTAAGTGCACTTGTATTATCACAAGACAAGTGCACACACTCAGTGAGCACACCAAAATCCTCAAGTTGTTGTTTGATCCACAGCAATTGAGCACAACATGAGGCAGCAACCATATAGTCAGCTTCAGCAGTAGAAAGAGCAACTAAGTTTTGCTTCTTTGTACCCCAAGAGATCAAGCATGACCCCAGCAAATGCGCCGTTCTAGATGTGCTCCTTCTATGCACCAAATATCTAGCATAATCAGTATTAGCATATCTAACCAAGTGAAAATTATCACCTGAAGGATACAAGAGGACTAGGTCCTAAGTTCCCTTGAGATACCTCAAGATTCTTTTAGCAGCTTTCAAGTGAGATTCCTTTGGACTTGATTGCAACCTTGCACACAACCCAACACTAAAGACAGTGTCAGGTATGCTAGCAGTTAAGTACAACAATGACCCAATGATACCTCTATACATTGTTTCATTCACAGGAGAACTATGTTCATCCCTATTTAACCGAGTAGCAGTGGCTATAGGTGTATCAATGGGCTTAGCATTCTCCATCTCAAATCTTTTAAGCAACTCCTTGATGTAGTTTTGTTGACTGATCATTGTGCCTTTTGAGGTTTGCTTTACTTGTTGCCCCAAGAAGAAGTTAAGCTCACTCATCATGCTCCTCTCAAATTCACTTCCCATGAGCTTGGCAAATTCTTCACAAAGGGAATCATTTGTGGCACAAAAAatgatgtcatcaacataaatttGCACAATCAACAGATTTCTTCCTCTTTTCTTTAGAAATAAGGTGTTGTCAATTTTTCCTCTTGTAAAGCCATTTTCAAGGAGGTATTTTGATAATCTCTAATACCATGATCGAGGAGCTTGCTTTAAATCATATAAAGCCTTGTCAAGCTTGAACACATGCCCAGAATGCTTATGACTTTCAAAATTAGGAGGTTGCTTGACAAAAATTTCCTCCTTCAAGTACCCATTAAGGAAGGCACTTTTCACATCCATTTGGAATAATTTGAATTCCATATGAGATGGAAAAGCAATAAGAATCCTGATTGCTTCCATTCTTTCCACATGAGCACAGGTTTCACGATAGTCAATGCCTTCTTCTTGATTGTAGCCTTGAACCACTAGCCTTGCCTTGTCTTTGCCTTTGTAATGTTTCCAAATTCATCAAGCTTATTACGAAACACCCACCTAGTTCCAATCACTGTTTTGTCTGAAGGCCTGGGGACCAGGTGCCGCACTTTGTTTCATTCAAATTGATGGAGCTCTTCTTGCATAACAACTATCCAATCAGCATCACTCAAGGCCTCCTTGATATTGTTAGGTTCAATTTAAGATAGAAAGGCTGAGAAGGAAAGCATGTTTCTCGCTCTAGACCTTGTTTAAATACCAAAGTCTAAGGGAATAATCACATTGTGGAGTATATGAGACCTTTTGTGTTTCCCGTTAGATACTTGGACTTCAGGATTCGAGGGACCACGTTCTTCCATGTTTGATCCATCATTGATATCTATAGAAGCATGACTTCTGCTTCGTTGTTCATCCCTGGGAGTACCTGACACAACATCAACTACCCGACGTTCAGTGTCAAGTGGAGTAATGGAGGGACCTGGTTCCTCTGAGCCTTCTGGAGATTTTACTGCATCTTCTTCGTTGCCCTGCTTGACTTGACTCATCAACTCCATCTTTCCATTTGAGATTTCAATGGCTTCATCAGGAACCTTTGAAAACTCCACATCTACAGCTTCATCATCGTGTGTTCCCTTGTCACAAAATTTATTTGATTCATCAAAGATCACATGCAGACTTTCTTCCACATACTAAGTTCTTTTGTTGTAGACCTTGTATGCCTTGCTGTGAGAAGAATACCCAAGAAATATTCATTCATCACTCTTTGCGTCAAATTTTCCCAAAGATTCCTTACCATTGTTGAGAACAAAACATTTGCTTCCAAATGCGCTTAGGTAGGCCAGCTTAGGCTTTCTCCCATTTAGCAATTCGTATGGAGTTTTCTCAAGCAAGGACCTGATCATGCACCAATTTATCACATGACAAGCAGTGTTGATAGCCTCAGCCCAAAATTTTTGGACACACCACTTGTTATCAGCATTGTTCTGGCTATATATTCAAGTGTCCTATTTTTCATTTCCACAATGCCATTTTGTTCAGTTGTTCAGGGAGCAGAAAAATTGTCACTTATACCATTTTCAGCATAAAATTCTTTAAATTTTGCATTTTCAAACTCAGTGCCATGATCAGATCTAATGCTCAACACTTGATTTCCCAACTTCACTTGAATCTGTTTCACAAAGGTCACAAACACAGGAAATGTTTCATCCTTGGTTCTCAGAAACAGAGTCCAAGTGAACCTGGAATAGTCATCAACAATCACAAAGATATATTTGTTTCCTCCTCTGCTTTGAACCCTCATTGGCCTACACAGATCCATGTGAAGAAGATCTAGTGGCCTTGAGGTGCTCACGTCCTTCTTTGGTTTAAAGAAGGATCTCACCTGCTTTCTTTTTATACAAGCATTACACACCTTGTGATCTTTGAATTTGATATTTGGTAGCCCACAAACCAGGTCATTCGCAACAAGCTTATTCAGCAGAGAGAAACTTGCATGTCCTAATCGTCTGTGCCATAGCTCAGCATCATCATCTATAACACTAAGGCATGTCAAGTAACCACCATTTAATGATTTAAGGTCTTCAACATAGATGTTCTTGAATCTTTTTGCTATCAACACCACTTCACCAGATTTGAGATTGGTGACAGTAAAAGATCAAGACAAGAACTTCACTTCATTTCCCAGATTTGGGACACACTTAACAGACTATACTTCAAGCCATTTACATAATAGACATTTTCAATCGCATGGGAGAGTGTCTTGCCAATTTTGCCAATGCCAAGAATATATCCTTCCATTTCATTTCCAAAAGACACACTCCCACTTTGAAAGGCCTTAAGTGAGAGGAAATCATCTATTATTCCAGTCATATGCTTCGAGCAACCACTATCCATGTACCATTTTTGACTGCCTCCTCTCACTTCAGCCTGCAAAGAAAGTCACTTTTTAGATTTAGAAACCCAAACCAGCTTGGGTCATACTGATAGAACGGGTGAATTAACCTTTTTTTTGCCCATGTGGGCAGCCCATTCTTTTTCATCCGAGGACCAGGTCCCTCAAACTTAGACTTCTTTCCAGAAAAATTCTTGTTTTTCTACAAGGACTGAAATTTGGCTTTACATGTATCCTTGTAGTGGCCAGTTTGGACACAATGAGTGTACGACCAATTATCAGTCACAGTGACATACTTGCTATGGGAATTGTAGGGGGTTTTGGCCTTTTGAAAACAATGCCTTGCCTTCCACCCTTAATCTTGAACATAGCAGCAACCACATCAGAGGACCAGGTCAAATGAAGTGACTTGTCAAGATCAATTTTAACCCTTTTTAGATACTCTTAAAGTTGCTTATTCTTCTCTAGCTCAGCAGTAAGACTTATTTTGATTTTCTTAAGCTCATTTTCAAGCTCAAGGTAAGTCTCACTGACCACTTGTTTTCCTTTGGATGGAATGTTCACCCATTTTTCCATTTGGCTTTGTAACAGAGAGTTATCTCTAGTTACTTCCTCAACTTGCTCCTTTAGATCTACAACAGTGACTACCAAATCAGTCGTTGTTTTAATACataaatttcttcacttagagtATTTTTCTCATTAATAAGCTGTGATAGGCATCAATCAACACATTTGCTAAAGATATCAATTTTTTCTGAGAGTAACTTTTTGGAGtttttgtaacaaaaaaaaatttacCCCATCTTTCTCATTGTCATCATCATCTTCAGATTTTGCTATGAGTGCAAAGATTGACTCATATTCTGAACATTCACTATGAATAGCCAGCATAGATGTATCACCTGCATCATCTCTATCTTCAGATTCACTGGAAAAATCTCCCCTAGCAGCCAAAGCCTGCTTTACCAAGTTGTCAGCAACTTCCTTTTTGTTGAACTGCTTGTCAGGGACCTAGTTCCTCTTAGCTACCTTATCAGCATTTTTGTAATAATCCTGCTTGTGAAGAGGACACTCTTTGATGAAGTGTCCAGGATTTCCACACTGGTGACAACAATTATTTCCCTTGAAGTTCCTACTGGAGCTTCCTCTCTTTGGGACCCCACCATTTCTTCAAATCATCTTGTGAAATCTTCGAGTGAGGTATGTCATCTCAGATTCGTGACTGCTTGTGTCATTTTTAGAAGCTTTGAGAACCAGGCTCTTCTCCTTCTTTTGCTCTCTTCTTCCAAGATCCTTCTTTCTCTTCATCTCATACGTCTTAAGGTTACTAATAAGCTCATCAATAGTCAGTGTCTGCAGGTCCTTGGCTTCAGTGATGGTATTCATTTTTCTTTCCCAAGAACCTGGTAGAACACAGAGTATCTTCCGAACTAGCCTGTTGGTTGAAATAATTCCTCCAAGAGAGTGAAGCTCATTGATTCTGGAGGTGAAGCTAGTGTGCATATTGTGAATTGACTCATcttcttttattttaaaaagcTCATACTCAGTGGTAAGCAGATCTATTTTGGATTGCTTTACCTGACTAGTTCCTTCATGGGCTATTAGAAGAGCTTCCCATATCTCCTTAGCAGATCCACAAGATGAAACATGATTGTATTCATCTAGCCCAATACCACAAATCAAGATCTTCTTTGCCTTGTAGTTCTTTtccacatatattttttttaattttagtccTATGGGACTATTTTCTATTAATTGAAATAAAAGTCCAGCCAAAAATTAAATACATGAAAATAAAAAGCAAAAGGACTAAAATGTGAAAGTAACTAAAACTTGCCCAAGCCCTAACTTCTCGGTCATTCCTTTTCTCCGTTGGCTTGTTTGGTTCAGGTGACCATCAACGGAACACCTGTGTTGACGATCCCATTCGTAGCTCTATCTCTGTCGCCCTCTTCCTCCTCCATATAAGTTCTTCCATCTTCCTCTCTATTTTGTGCGCGTTCCATATGTTGAACTATGACCTTGTTTATCTCTTTCATCTATGAGCTTTTTGTGAGCACTTTCAACCAGATAGGTCATATGTTGTGATGAATCCCACATTTCCACCTGCTTTTTCACCAATAAGTTCCTCCTATCCTCTTTATGATGATGCTTTGTCTTCGGTGTATATACCTCATTCCCCATCATCTCTATGTAGCTGTTTGAAGTGATTTGTGTTACCTTACCTCTATTGCTTGATTCAATTTTGTGGTATTCTCTCCAGATCTGTGTGAACGTATCCACTCTTTCCCGCAATATTGTTATGCTGTGTCTCCATTGGTGCATCTTTTCTCTGCTTGCATACCTAATTATGACCACCAAATATAATTGCTTCATTCTGATGTCATTTGTGTGGTTATTATTTGAATTCCCTTTTCCCTTCCTTGTGATGAGTTGTGTTGCTATTTCAATCTTTAACACCTGTGTATTCTCCAGGGTATTTGTCAATTTACAATTTTAATCCTCATATATGGTATTTGAGATTTATCACTGTTAATGAGCTATTTATCACTGTTAATGAGCTTTCTTTGTTCCACCTCCATTGCCATAAAACTATGATATCTCAAATTGCCCTTGTCCAAAGCCTGATTTGCTAGGGAATCTGCAAGTTTATTCCCTTCCCTTAACATGTGCTCATATCTGATATGTATATCTATGCTCATCTCAACAATTTTCTCCACTCATTCAACTATGTTCCAAGGTGGTTTCCATGTATTATTAAGAATCTGTGATAACAATTTGGAGTCAGTCTGTATTATAATGCAATCTAAATGTTTGCTTTTACAATACTTGATTGCCTCCAATATTGCTATAGTTTCAGCCTCAGTATTTGAAATGTAACCAAACTATTCAACCTAAGCATACATTAGATCTCCTGAATTGTTCCTTAAGCAAAAAACATAAGAACTCCTACCAGGATTTCCTCTGGATGCCCAATCTGTATTGCACATAATCCATCCCTCAGGAGGAAATTTCCATAGTACCTTAGTGATTTTCAATCTAGTTGTTTCTTTCTCTAGAAATTGTATCATGTCTCTCCATTTGTGTGGAACTTGCTTTATGGAGGAATTCCTCACCTGTACCAGCCTTTGAATTGCTAAGTATACCTGATAGATAACTCTCCCCACAATTTTATTCCTTCCATGCTTGATTGAATTTCTCCTCTTCCATAGTTCCCATATAACTATAACATGTAACGCCTGAAAATTTGACTTAAGCCTCCCATTCACAAGTGTTTGCCACCAATTCAGTATTATCTGTTGTAGTTGTAATCCTTCCACATTTTTACCTGTAAAAGAGCAAAAGTAGGACCAAGTCCGGTTAGTTGAAACAAATTTGGCAAAAAGATGTTGTATTATTTCCTCCTGAGGGATTGAACAACACCAGCATCTTGAAGCCATATTATAATGCATCCTcttcaaaatatcatcaagtggCAACTTGAATTTCCAACATCTCCGTAGGAAGAAAGAAATTTTAATAGGAACCCCCTTTATCCACATGAATTTATATATCTCATTTGTCTGTCCTCTCAACCTTATGTATTCCCATGCTGATTTAACTGAGATTTCACCCTTTGTATCTAATATCCACCAAGGTCTATCCGTGCCCTTCTCCCAGGATGATGGTTGTATAGTATCAGTAATGTGTTGCACTATATCCTGGGGCAACAATTCATTAAGCAACTCAGTATCCCATCTACCATCATGACGGACTTCATTCACATTTTGAATTCTCCCATCATAATACTCCTCAGAAGTAGCATAATATAAGTCCCCCTAgcctgtccaattatcaaaccaaaattGTGAATTACCCATTTTTGTCTGCCACCAGATTTGATGCTCTGTTAAATCTCTTGCCTGTAGCATTTTCTTCCATGCTTGAGATCCATATTTCCATTTTGACACTACTGCATTCACCTTCTTGTTATATTTTTTTCTCATAAAAGCACTCCATAATGATGGCTTAGTTCTAAAATTCCACCAAAGTTTGCAATATCAGGCCATAGATTCATCATGCATAGATCTGAAACCAAGTCCTCCTTCATTTACTGGCAAACAGAGGTTGTGCCAGGCTGACCAATATCTACTTTTCCCCCAATGGTATTGCTCCAAAACAATTGAGCAAACAATCTATGCATCTGCTTAATAATACAGTCTAGTGGATTCACTGCTGAAAGCATGTGAATAGGTAAACTCTGTAACACATGTTTAATCAATATATCCCTCCCACCAAAGGATAGCATTTTACCTTTCCAGGATTGCAACCTATTCATTATTTTCATCAAAGTAGGATTATAAAAATCCTTCTTCCTTCTGCTATAAAAAATAGGACAGCCCAGATAAGTAAAGGGAAAATCCTTTTTGATTATTCCTGTTGCCACTTCCACCATAATATTTATATCTCCTGGGACTTTGTGATGCATATACACAGAGCTTTTCTCCCTATTATTCTCTGTCCTGAAGTCTTTTCATAATTCTTCAACACTTCGACAATCAGCTTTAAGGAAAACAAATCAGCTGATCCAAATATGATCATATCATCTGCATAAGCTAGATGAGTAGTCTTAGGACTCCATTTAGGCATCCCATACCCTTTGTACTGAGGTATATGTAATAAGGCATCTAAATTTCTTGTTAATACCTTAGCTGTAAGAATGAAAAGGGTGGGGGAAAGTGGATATCCTTGCTTGACCCCTCTTGATGATTGGAAAAAACCTTTTTGTTGACCATTTATTAGAATAGAATACCAATTGTTACTGACTATTCTGAACACCATATCATTTACTCTTTCTGAAAAACCCATATTCCATAGCACCTTGGTTAAGAATAA
The nucleotide sequence above comes from Lycium barbarum isolate Lr01 chromosome 3, ASM1917538v2, whole genome shotgun sequence. Encoded proteins:
- the LOC132631369 gene encoding uncharacterized protein LOC132631369, which produces MVRNLWENLTQRVMNEYFLGILLTARHTRSTTKELSMWKKGTHDDEAVDVEFSKVPDEAIEISNGKMELMSQVKQGNEEDAVKSPEGSEEPGPSITPLDTERRVVDVVSGTPRDEQRSRSHASIDINDGSNMEERGPSNPEVQVSNGKHKRSHILHNVIIPLDFGKDKARLVVQGYNQEEGIDYRETCAHVERMEAIRILIAFPSHMEFKLFQMDVKSAFLNGYLKEEIFVKQPPNFESHKHSGHVFKLDKALYDLKQAPRSWY